One window of Salvelinus namaycush isolate Seneca unplaced genomic scaffold, SaNama_1.0 Scaffold556, whole genome shotgun sequence genomic DNA carries:
- the LOC120041844 gene encoding COP9 signalosome complex subunit 6-like, translated as MATSNGGGMEVDGAASPSVMASGVTGSVSVALHPLVILNISDHWIRIRSQEGRPMQVIGALIGKQEGRNIEVMNSFELLHQLVDDRAHIDKEYYYTKEEQFKQVFKDMEFLGWYTTGGPCDQSDIHIHKQVCEIIESPLFLKLNPMTKHTDLPVNVYESVIDIINGEATMLFAELGYTLATEEAERIGVDHVARMTATGTGENSTVAEHLIAQHSAIKMLHSRVKVILEYVKAVEAGEMPFNHEILREANALCHRLPVLSTIKFKTDFYDQCNDVGLMAYLGTITKTCNSMNQFINKFNVLYDRQGIGRRMRGLFF; from the exons ATGGCGACGAGCAACGGTGGTGGAATGGAAGTGGATGGGGCCG CCAGCCCCAGTGTTATGGCGTCTGGGGTCACCGGCAGTGTCTCTGTTGCCCTGCATCCTCTAGTCATCCTCAACATCTCAGACCACTGGATTCGCATCCGCTCCCAGGAGGGGCGGCCCATGCAGG TGATTGGCGCACTGATCGGGAAGCAGGAGGGTAGAAACATCGAGGTGATGAACTCCTTTGAGCTGCTTCATCAATTGGTAGATGACCGAGCACACATTGACAAGGAGTACTACTACACCAAGGAGGAGCAAT TCAAACAGGTTTTCAAGGACATGGAGTTCCTGGGCTGGTATACCACAGGCGGTCCTTGTGACCAATCAGACATCCACATTCACAAGCAG GTGTGTGAGATCATTGAGAGTCCTCTCTTCCTCAAGCTCAACCCAATGACCAAACACACAGAT ctcCCTGTCAATGTGTACGAGTCTGTCATCGACATCATCAACGGAGAG GCGACCATGTTGTTTGCTGAGCTGGGGTACACTCTGGCCACAGAAGAGGCGGAGCGAATCGGAGTGGACCACGTGGCTCGCATGACAGCCACTGGCACAGGGGAGAATTCAACGG tggcagaacaccTCATAGCCCAACACAGTGCAATTAAGATGCTACACAGCAGGGTGAAAGTCATCCTGGAATACGTCAAAGCAGTAGAAGCAG GAGAGATGCCGTTTAACCACGAGATCCTCCGAGAAGCCAATGCTTTGTGCCATAGACTGCCTGTTCTCAGCACCATCAAATTCAAGACCGACTTCTACGAT CAATGCAATGACGTGGGCCTCATGGCTTACCTAGGTACCATCACCAAGACCTGCAACAGCATGAACCAGTTCATCAACAAGTTCAACGTGTTGTACGATCGACAGGGCATCGGCCGGAGGATGAGAGGACTGTTCTTCTga
- the LOC120041842 gene encoding F-box/LRR-repeat protein 12-like: MADFRTSTLDYFPENILIDILSYLGVRELIRTGRVCKRWRRLVKDQRLWRAVDLTAWKGVTSRMLWVLLRQYLGTGLRCLRLRGLLLSARGGAFLSESWLKALSSRCPRLRSLSLLHADLRGLRSCQLLPTTLQVLELRGCELPQGFFTQTPPSPENQAGAASTAATQQQGRGQTGKVPASTSGIAIEMLVLDNVPSFTDLHLQSLASWLKLSRLELRNVLRVTAEGLRRSAAQETDSGLNGLSRLKYLEIGHFGRPGAQLQMASLGLGVGWLGLEELSLGGKEVGPGLLSASRLRDLKRLRLRCCKLREMQVLRSCRTLRELRRLEFCEVFFQVCPKTPERGGERQVEEGREDGADSGDGSNDKLDENDPVPSLRRSLAALLPQCTLLFTNCTVTITSD; encoded by the exons ATGGCAGACTTTAGAACTTCTACTCTCGATTATTTCCCAGAGAACATTTTAATTGATATTTTATCATATTTAGGTGTGCGAGAGCTCATCAGAACTGGAAG GGTGTGTAAGAGATGGAGACGCCTTGTAAAAGACCAACGACTATGGCGAGCTGTTGATCTAACTGCATGGAAAGGG GTGACGTCGCGCATGCTGTGGGTTCTACTGCGCCAGTATCTGGGCACTGGGCTCCGATGCCTGCGGCTGCGTGGCTTGCTGCTCTCTGCTAGAGGCGGGGCATTTCTCTCAGAGTCCTGGCTTAAGGCTTTGTCCTCCAGGTGCCCCCGTCTGCGCAGTCTTTCCCTGCTGCACGCAGACCTGAGAGGCTTGCGTAGCTGCCAGCTCCTGCCCACAACGCTGCAGGTCCTAGAGTTGCGTGGCTGTGAGCTACCACAGGGCTTTTTCACCCAGACCCCACCCAGTCCTGAGAATCAAGCTGGAGCTGCATCAACTGCTGCTACTCAGCAACAGGGACGCGGTCAGACTGGAAAAGTGCCTGCCTCCACGTCAGGGATTGCCATTGAGATGTTGGTCCTTGATAACGTGCCCTCCTTCACAGACCTGCACCTGCAGAGTCTGGCATCTTGGTTGAAGCTTAGCCGCCTAGAGCTGCGCAACGTCCTTCGGGTCACAGCGGAAGGCCTTAGGCGCAGTGCTGCCCAAGAAACCGACTCGGGCTTAAACGGGCTCTCCAGGCTCAAGTACCTGGAGATAGGGCACTTTGGACGGCCTGGCGCCCAGCTACAGATGGCCTCCCTGGGGCTGGGGGTGGGCTGGCTCGGCCTAGAGGAGCTAAGCCTTGGCGGTAAGGAGGTGGGACCAGGCCTGCTGTCTGCCAGCCGCCTGAGGGACCTGAAGCGCCTGCGCCTCAGATGCTGCAAGCTGAGGGAGATGCAGGTGCTACGGAGCTGCAGGACGCTGCGGGAGCTGCGTCGGTTGGAGTTCTGTGAGGTGTTCTTCCAGGTTTGCCCAAAGAcaccagagagggggggggagaggcaggttgaggaggggagggaggatggCGCAGACAGTGGTGATGGAAGCAATGATAAACTGGATGAGAATGACCCTGTGCCAAGTCTGCGCCGTTCACTTGCTGCTCTGCTGCCACAATGTACACTACTATTCACCAACTGCACTGTTACAATAACATCAGACTAG